One Aquisediminimonas profunda genomic region harbors:
- a CDS encoding ferredoxin:protochlorophyllide reductase (ATP-dependent) subunit N has translation MTATALAGRDTLPVLRERGQREVFCGLTGIIWLHRKIQDAFFLVVGSRTCAHLLQSAAGVMVFAEPRFGTAIIEERDLAGLADANEELDQVVDRLLARRGDIKTLFLVGSCPSEVIKLDLSRAAQRLSAKHLPRVRVLNYSGSGIETTFTQGEDACLAALVPEMPETKEQSLLIVGTLPDVVEDQFMRLFAELGISHVESLPPRRSADLATIGPNTRFLLAQPFLGDTAQALEDRGAKRIDAMFPFGAEGTTEWLHAAARAYGIDEMHFRKVIAPGRERAKRALEHQRGLLEGKSIFFMPDSQLEVPLARFLANELGMIPLEVGTPYLHRQHLAQDLAALPEGTRLSEGQDVDRQLDRVRAERPDITVCGLGLANPLEAEGLTTKWSIELVFSPVHGFDQAGDLAELFARPLRRRDILQVAA, from the coding sequence ATGACGGCAACCGCTCTCGCCGGGCGCGATACGCTACCGGTGCTGCGTGAACGCGGCCAGAGAGAGGTGTTCTGCGGCCTCACCGGAATCATCTGGCTCCACCGGAAAATACAGGATGCATTTTTCCTCGTTGTTGGCTCGCGCACATGCGCGCATCTGCTGCAGTCAGCGGCAGGCGTCATGGTTTTTGCGGAGCCCCGGTTTGGCACGGCCATCATAGAGGAACGCGATCTTGCGGGCCTTGCCGATGCCAATGAAGAACTTGACCAAGTTGTGGATCGGTTGCTCGCGCGCCGGGGCGATATCAAGACGCTCTTCCTCGTGGGGTCCTGCCCGTCCGAAGTGATCAAGCTCGACCTCAGCCGCGCTGCGCAGCGCCTGTCTGCAAAGCACCTGCCGAGGGTTCGCGTTCTCAATTATTCCGGTAGCGGCATCGAAACAACCTTCACCCAAGGCGAAGACGCCTGTCTGGCGGCACTCGTTCCTGAAATGCCCGAAACAAAGGAGCAGTCGCTTCTGATTGTCGGCACGCTGCCCGATGTCGTTGAAGACCAGTTCATGCGCTTGTTCGCAGAGCTGGGCATTAGCCATGTCGAGAGCCTGCCGCCGCGCCGGTCTGCGGATCTGGCGACGATCGGGCCCAACACGCGGTTCCTGCTGGCCCAACCCTTCCTTGGGGATACTGCGCAGGCGCTGGAAGATCGTGGTGCCAAGCGGATTGATGCAATGTTTCCTTTCGGGGCAGAAGGCACGACCGAATGGCTGCATGCTGCTGCTCGTGCCTATGGCATTGATGAAATGCACTTCCGCAAAGTCATTGCCCCGGGTCGCGAGCGCGCCAAGCGCGCGCTCGAGCACCAGCGCGGGCTGCTTGAAGGGAAGAGCATCTTCTTCATGCCTGACTCCCAACTCGAAGTGCCACTGGCCCGGTTCCTGGCAAATGAGCTTGGCATGATTCCGCTGGAAGTCGGGACGCCCTATCTGCACCGCCAGCATCTTGCGCAGGATCTTGCAGCCCTGCCAGAAGGCACCCGGCTGAGCGAAGGCCAGGATGTCGACAGGCAACTCGATCGGGTGCGTGCCGAACGGCCGGACATTACTGTTTGCGGGCTTGGCCTTGCCAATCCTCTGGAAGCTGAAGGCCTGACGACAAAATGGTCGATCGAGCTGGTCTTCTCACCAGTCCACGGCTTCGATCAGGCAGGCGACCTTGCAGAGCTCTTCGCTCGACCACTGCGGCGGCGCGACATCCTGCAGGTGGCGGCATGA
- the bchF gene encoding 2-vinyl bacteriochlorophyllide hydratase yields the protein MSRQPLYSPAERIRRDESRWTLVQGILAPFQFLVFLVSLSLVLRALATGEGAAAAAASVVIKTFVLYTIMITGSIWEKVVFDKWLFAPAFFWEDVFSMLVLALHTAYLVAYYGAIGSNHDRMILALAAYATYLINAGQFLLKLRAARLDAVTAG from the coding sequence GTGTCGCGTCAGCCGCTCTATTCCCCGGCCGAACGCATCCGTCGTGACGAGTCGCGCTGGACGCTGGTTCAAGGCATCCTCGCTCCATTCCAGTTTCTGGTCTTTCTCGTCAGTCTGTCGCTCGTTCTTCGGGCTCTGGCCACGGGCGAAGGTGCTGCCGCGGCGGCTGCCTCGGTCGTGATCAAGACCTTTGTTCTCTACACGATCATGATCACGGGCTCGATCTGGGAAAAGGTCGTATTCGACAAATGGCTCTTTGCTCCGGCCTTCTTCTGGGAGGACGTGTTTTCGATGCTGGTGCTCGCTCTGCACACGGCCTACCTCGTCGCCTATTACGGAGCCATCGGCAGTAATCATGACCGGATGATCCTCGCTCTGGCAGCCTATGCCACATACTTGATCAACGCCGGTCAATTTCTTCTCAAGCTGCGCGCTGCCCGGCTTGATGCGGTGACGGCCGGATGA
- a CDS encoding cobalamin B12-binding domain-containing protein has protein sequence MASTWGMEQNFRYSSFRDLSGGGADRSPDMLARLIEAEIIPRLLLAHSDETLEQDAVAADVAPCVEPGEAEAFARLALNNEAHVLMRHVDAALARGLPVEAVLVEILAPAARDMGEKWENDEVDFIDVTMGLWRLQEVVYELSARACGAAENRGGDRRALLCVMPGEQHTFGTIVIEECFRRRGWDTRCITNATQPQLLMLAGERWFEIIGLTVSCDHHIDDLTRIVGLLRSSSRNPHVGIMVGGRIFNNNADLATRIGADATAQNALLAVDRAEALVASMASRPAIEV, from the coding sequence ATGGCATCTACGTGGGGAATGGAGCAGAATTTCCGCTACTCGAGTTTTCGGGATCTATCCGGAGGCGGTGCCGATCGATCGCCTGACATGCTTGCCAGATTGATCGAGGCAGAAATCATCCCGCGCCTTTTGCTGGCGCATAGCGATGAAACTCTTGAGCAAGATGCCGTCGCTGCGGACGTTGCGCCATGCGTCGAGCCGGGCGAGGCGGAGGCGTTCGCGCGGCTTGCCTTGAACAACGAAGCACATGTGCTCATGCGCCATGTCGACGCGGCGCTTGCGCGGGGGCTTCCGGTTGAAGCGGTTCTGGTTGAAATTCTGGCCCCTGCAGCCCGTGACATGGGCGAGAAGTGGGAAAATGACGAAGTCGATTTCATTGATGTCACCATGGGTTTGTGGCGGCTTCAGGAAGTTGTCTACGAGCTGTCCGCTCGCGCCTGCGGTGCGGCTGAGAATCGCGGCGGTGACCGTCGCGCTCTTTTGTGCGTGATGCCGGGCGAGCAGCATACGTTTGGAACGATTGTCATTGAGGAATGCTTCCGCCGCCGCGGCTGGGATACCCGCTGCATTACCAACGCGACTCAGCCGCAATTGCTCATGCTGGCAGGTGAACGCTGGTTTGAGATCATTGGCTTGACGGTTTCTTGCGACCACCATATCGACGATTTGACCCGCATCGTCGGGTTATTGCGCAGTTCATCGCGCAATCCTCATGTTGGTATCATGGTCGGTGGACGAATTTTCAACAACAATGCTGACTTGGCGACCCGGATCGGGGCGGATGCGACTGCGCAAAACGCGTTGCTTGCCGTTGATCGCGCAGAGGCGCTGGTGGCCAGCATGGCAAGTAGGCCTGCCATCGAGGTCTAA
- the ppsR gene encoding transcriptional regulator PpsR, with translation MKTAALAQNGTVPFRAPAQTLEGLDVDVTSRILAAVGDVTIVIDDRGIVRDVALGGIAVPQVLAQDWLDKPWVDTVTIESRSKIEEMLAAAASSSPVRWRQVNHVSEQGELPIRYLAISAGSRGSVIAIGRDMRAEAALQQRLLQAQQSIERDYVRLRQVEARYRMLFEQSSEVVFIVEVSSRQISDANPAACHLMGVDADALIGKPITSLFDESSRDAVIMTLGAVATAEHVEPAAVRMAHDGSDLLLSASLFRQERSSCFLVRLMTPEGGAAYFERENHRLVEVLDRMPDAFVITDDSLKIIAQNAAFLDMTQLSRGAQVLGQPLGRFVGRQGIDLNLLIAQLREHGSVRNFATIMRGVFDMQDEVEVSAVAVLEGDQPCFGFSIRNVGRRLSDLPVIGRELPRSVEQLTGLVGRVSLKEIVRESSDLIERLCIEAALKYTEDNRASAAEILGLSRQSLYSKLHRHKLGNLGEDEDGE, from the coding sequence ATGAAAACCGCCGCGCTTGCCCAAAACGGGACTGTTCCCTTTCGCGCTCCCGCGCAGACCCTTGAAGGACTCGACGTGGATGTAACATCGCGAATTCTTGCAGCAGTTGGTGATGTTACCATTGTCATTGATGACAGGGGCATTGTTCGTGATGTCGCGCTCGGTGGCATTGCCGTGCCCCAAGTGCTGGCACAGGATTGGCTGGACAAGCCTTGGGTCGACACCGTCACAATCGAAAGTCGATCCAAGATCGAAGAAATGCTGGCCGCCGCCGCAAGCAGCAGCCCAGTCCGCTGGCGGCAAGTCAATCACGTTTCGGAGCAGGGTGAACTGCCGATCCGGTATTTGGCTATAAGTGCCGGTAGCCGTGGCAGTGTGATCGCTATAGGTCGCGATATGCGTGCCGAGGCCGCGCTCCAGCAGCGTCTGCTTCAGGCGCAACAATCCATTGAACGTGATTATGTTCGTCTCCGCCAGGTCGAAGCGCGATATAGGATGCTGTTTGAGCAGTCTTCCGAAGTGGTCTTTATCGTAGAGGTTTCATCGCGCCAGATCAGCGATGCCAATCCGGCAGCCTGCCATTTGATGGGAGTCGACGCTGACGCGTTGATTGGCAAGCCAATCACGAGCCTGTTCGACGAATCGTCGCGCGATGCTGTGATCATGACGCTCGGCGCTGTGGCCACGGCAGAGCATGTGGAGCCTGCTGCTGTCCGAATGGCGCATGATGGGAGTGATCTCCTGCTGTCTGCAAGCCTGTTCCGCCAGGAACGGAGTTCCTGCTTCCTTGTCCGGCTCATGACGCCTGAGGGCGGGGCGGCATATTTTGAACGCGAAAATCATCGACTTGTAGAAGTTCTCGATCGCATGCCCGACGCGTTTGTCATTACGGATGATTCGCTGAAGATTATCGCGCAGAATGCTGCGTTCCTGGACATGACCCAACTTTCTCGCGGTGCACAGGTGTTGGGCCAGCCCCTTGGCCGGTTCGTCGGACGTCAGGGCATTGATCTCAACCTCCTCATTGCGCAACTGCGTGAACATGGCTCGGTTCGCAATTTTGCAACAATCATGCGCGGCGTGTTTGACATGCAGGATGAAGTCGAAGTGTCTGCCGTTGCCGTTCTGGAAGGCGATCAGCCGTGCTTTGGCTTCAGCATCCGCAACGTCGGGCGACGGCTTTCCGACCTGCCCGTCATCGGACGAGAATTGCCGCGATCAGTTGAACAACTGACGGGCCTTGTCGGCCGGGTCTCCCTGAAGGAAATCGTGCGCGAAAGCTCCGACCTGATCGAACGCCTGTGCATCGAGGCTGCCCTGAAATATACTGAGGATAACCGCGCTTCGGCGGCCGAAATCCTGGGTCTCAGCCGCCAAAGCCTTTATTCGAAGCTGCACCGTCACAAGCTCGGAAACCTTGGCGAGGATGAGGATGGTGAATAG
- the chlG gene encoding chlorophyll synthase ChlG: MSRLTPSLPARTVPRLGDILELSKPVTWFPPMWAFMCGVVSTGIPLAQRWPFLVAGMLLAGPLVCGTSQMVNDWFDRHVDAINEPDRPIPSGRIPGRWGLHLAIAGSAVSLVVALQIGTWVFAATILGLILAWAYSAPPARLKMSGWWGPAAVALSYEGLTWFTGAAVMAGQFPRSEILLLLLLYSFGAHGIMTLNDFKAVEGDRQMGINSLPVTLGVGTAARLACGVMAAPQVIVIGLLVHWGLPWHASIIALLLVGQFMLMARLLREPAKNTPWYSATGVSLYVLGMLASALGVGALGALP; the protein is encoded by the coding sequence ATGTCTCGCCTTACACCTTCATTGCCAGCGCGCACGGTGCCAAGGCTGGGGGACATTCTCGAACTTTCAAAGCCGGTCACATGGTTCCCGCCAATGTGGGCATTCATGTGCGGAGTTGTGTCCACTGGCATCCCTCTTGCACAGCGATGGCCCTTTCTCGTGGCCGGCATGCTTTTGGCAGGACCACTCGTTTGCGGGACAAGCCAGATGGTCAACGACTGGTTTGATCGCCATGTCGATGCGATCAATGAGCCGGATAGGCCAATTCCCTCTGGCCGAATTCCCGGTCGCTGGGGGCTGCATCTGGCGATTGCCGGATCCGCTGTATCGCTTGTTGTTGCGTTACAGATCGGGACATGGGTTTTTGCAGCGACGATCTTGGGGCTTATCCTGGCTTGGGCGTACAGCGCGCCGCCGGCCCGGCTGAAGATGAGTGGCTGGTGGGGCCCAGCCGCCGTTGCCCTTTCCTACGAAGGCTTGACATGGTTCACGGGGGCAGCCGTGATGGCTGGCCAGTTTCCCCGATCCGAGATTCTGCTCCTCTTGCTGCTCTACAGCTTTGGAGCGCATGGAATCATGACCCTCAACGACTTCAAGGCCGTTGAAGGCGACAGGCAGATGGGCATCAATTCTTTGCCTGTGACACTGGGCGTCGGAACGGCCGCGCGATTGGCATGCGGCGTGATGGCCGCTCCGCAGGTGATCGTGATCGGGCTTCTCGTCCACTGGGGACTCCCTTGGCATGCCTCCATTATTGCGCTTCTTCTGGTTGGTCAGTTCATGTTGATGGCGCGGCTGTTGCGCGAGCCGGCCAAAAACACGCCCTGGTATAGCGCGACAGGGGTCAGTCTTTATGTCCTTGGCATGCTCGCTTCCGCGTTGGGGGTCGGGGCTTTGGGGGCACTGCCGTGA
- a CDS encoding BCD family MFS transporter yields MNGLAWPAIARLGLVQSALGAIVMLATSLLNRIMVVEYAMPALMPAGLVAWHYAVQLSRPRWGHSSDRGNRRTPWIVGGMGVLALGGLLATVAVSLIPSMPVVSIAMLIAAFTMIGGGVGASGTSLLALMASSVAPERRPAAAALTWIMMIFGIVVTAGIAGSLLDPFSPERLIAVAAGVTMTAFGLTIVAVAGIERRATVIMPPEDAAALPFRTVMRDIWLDRQARDLTIFIFVSMLAYSAQDLILEPFAGLMFGYTPGQSTQMSSVQHMGVLLGMILVGIVGHAFGGKNDIRMRRWIVGGCLGSACALGLLAYAALAGPSAPLRPIVFGLGFANGIFSVAAIAAMMDLAGARGSSQAGSRMGVWGAAQAIAFGIGGFSGALGLDAGRAVFSNTGTAFVAVFAAEALLFFCAAILARRLGRQRPRAQEGDLAVATA; encoded by the coding sequence GTGAACGGTCTGGCATGGCCCGCGATTGCACGGCTTGGCCTTGTTCAAAGCGCGCTGGGTGCCATTGTCATGCTGGCGACGTCGTTGCTCAATCGAATCATGGTCGTTGAATATGCAATGCCAGCCTTGATGCCGGCCGGGCTCGTTGCGTGGCACTATGCCGTGCAGCTCTCGAGACCCCGCTGGGGCCATAGCTCCGATCGGGGCAATCGGCGCACGCCTTGGATTGTTGGCGGCATGGGCGTGCTTGCCTTGGGCGGCTTGCTGGCGACGGTTGCTGTCTCGCTGATCCCGTCCATGCCTGTTGTATCGATTGCTATGCTGATTGCCGCCTTCACAATGATCGGTGGGGGTGTTGGCGCTTCGGGCACGTCCCTGCTGGCGCTCATGGCCAGTTCGGTTGCTCCGGAACGGCGGCCGGCGGCTGCCGCCCTGACCTGGATCATGATGATCTTCGGCATTGTGGTGACGGCCGGAATTGCCGGCAGTTTGCTTGATCCCTTTTCGCCAGAACGATTGATCGCAGTGGCGGCCGGCGTGACGATGACGGCATTTGGCCTGACCATTGTCGCCGTGGCAGGTATCGAGCGTCGAGCAACGGTAATCATGCCGCCGGAAGATGCTGCAGCTTTGCCGTTTCGTACTGTGATGCGGGACATCTGGCTCGATCGTCAGGCGCGTGACCTGACGATCTTCATCTTCGTTTCAATGCTCGCCTATAGCGCGCAGGACCTGATCCTTGAGCCCTTTGCCGGATTGATGTTCGGCTATACGCCCGGACAGTCGACACAAATGTCTTCGGTCCAACACATGGGTGTGTTGCTTGGCATGATCCTGGTTGGCATCGTTGGCCACGCATTCGGTGGCAAGAACGACATTCGGATGCGGCGCTGGATTGTGGGTGGTTGCCTAGGGTCCGCATGTGCACTCGGACTGCTGGCCTATGCTGCGCTGGCCGGGCCCTCGGCGCCACTTCGACCAATCGTCTTCGGTTTGGGTTTTGCCAATGGGATCTTCTCGGTCGCAGCAATAGCAGCAATGATGGATCTTGCAGGTGCGCGCGGCAGTTCCCAAGCCGGTTCCCGGATGGGTGTCTGGGGCGCAGCGCAGGCGATTGCTTTCGGCATTGGCGGCTTTTCCGGGGCGCTTGGCCTTGATGCAGGGCGTGCAGTCTTCTCGAACACGGGCACAGCCTTTGTCGCTGTCTTTGCTGCAGAGGCTTTGCTTTTCTTTTGTGCCGCAATCCTGGCCCGCAGGTTGGGCCGACAAAGGCCCCGCGCCCAAGAGGGCGACCTTGCAGTTGCGACCGCATGA
- a CDS encoding geranylgeranyl diphosphate reductase, with the protein MMETFDAVVIGGGPAGATAAGDLAKLGRSVLLLDRAGRIKPCGGAVPPRLIRDFDIPDELLVARATSARMIAPSSRSVDMPVGAGFVGMVDRGVYDEWLRNRAAMAGAIRRTGHFERIDREGDGSAIVVYTTERGGVESQVRARTIVGADGARSAVAQQALSGARNMPCVYAYHEVIRSPETGASDFDGERCDVYYQASMSPDFYGWVFPHGTQVSVGAGSANKGFALREAVGRLRLSAGLAGCETVRGEGAPIPLKPLRRWDNGRDVIVIGDAAGVVAPASGEGIYYAMASGQFAAKAVDRCLATGKAKALQGARKDFMNAHGRVFAILGMMQYFWYSSDKRRERFVKICEDPDVQLLTWQAYMNKELTFRKPIAHARIFFKDLGHLLGFAA; encoded by the coding sequence ATGATGGAAACTTTTGACGCTGTTGTGATTGGAGGGGGCCCTGCAGGAGCAACGGCCGCGGGAGACTTGGCCAAACTTGGGCGATCGGTCCTTCTGCTCGATCGAGCGGGCCGCATCAAACCGTGTGGCGGTGCGGTCCCGCCGCGGCTGATTCGGGATTTTGACATACCGGATGAATTGCTGGTTGCCAGAGCGACATCAGCGCGGATGATCGCACCGTCTTCCAGGAGCGTGGACATGCCGGTTGGCGCTGGCTTTGTCGGCATGGTGGATCGCGGTGTATATGACGAATGGCTTCGCAACAGAGCAGCCATGGCCGGGGCAATCCGTCGCACTGGACATTTCGAGCGCATCGATCGTGAAGGCGATGGCAGTGCGATTGTCGTTTACACCACCGAGCGCGGGGGCGTTGAGTCGCAGGTCCGTGCGCGAACAATTGTCGGCGCGGACGGTGCGCGATCAGCTGTTGCGCAGCAGGCCCTTTCTGGCGCGCGCAATATGCCTTGTGTCTATGCTTATCACGAGGTCATTCGATCTCCCGAAACTGGGGCTTCGGACTTCGATGGCGAGCGGTGCGACGTCTATTACCAGGCAAGCATGTCTCCCGATTTCTACGGCTGGGTGTTTCCGCATGGAACGCAGGTTAGTGTCGGCGCGGGAAGTGCAAATAAGGGATTTGCGTTGCGGGAAGCTGTCGGTCGATTGCGGCTGTCTGCAGGCTTGGCGGGTTGCGAGACCGTCAGGGGGGAAGGCGCGCCCATTCCATTGAAACCGCTGAGACGGTGGGACAACGGCCGAGATGTGATCGTGATCGGGGACGCGGCCGGGGTGGTCGCGCCCGCTTCCGGCGAGGGAATCTACTATGCAATGGCGAGTGGTCAGTTCGCGGCGAAAGCGGTTGACCGATGTCTCGCTACTGGAAAGGCCAAGGCTTTGCAGGGCGCTCGCAAGGACTTCATGAATGCGCATGGCCGCGTGTTTGCGATACTCGGTATGATGCAGTATTTCTGGTACAGCAGTGACAAGAGGCGCGAACGGTTCGTGAAGATTTGCGAGGATCCAGATGTGCAGTTGCTTACTTGGCAGGCTTATATGAACAAGGAACTGACCTTTAGAAAGCCGATCGCTCACGCGAGAATTTTCTTCAAGGATCTCGGACATCTGCTAGGATTTGCAGCATGA
- a CDS encoding TspO/MBR family protein has product MTVQGKPWIAPTLIAAVAATITAIMGATITEIGPWYHGLKQPDWAPPEFAFGIIWTVIFSLTAMAGIAAWRAAPDDRAAESIIGLFALNGFLNILWSLLFFRLHRPDWAQFEVIALWLSILALIVVSWRYSRVAGLLLLPYLIWVSIAAALNHQVVILNGPFG; this is encoded by the coding sequence ATGACAGTGCAGGGCAAGCCTTGGATTGCACCGACCCTGATTGCGGCGGTCGCGGCAACCATTACGGCCATCATGGGGGCGACGATAACGGAGATCGGCCCTTGGTATCATGGATTGAAACAGCCGGACTGGGCTCCGCCAGAATTTGCCTTTGGGATCATCTGGACGGTTATTTTCTCCCTTACGGCAATGGCGGGCATCGCTGCGTGGCGTGCCGCTCCGGATGATCGGGCTGCTGAGTCGATCATCGGCCTTTTTGCGCTTAATGGCTTCCTCAATATTTTGTGGAGCTTGCTGTTCTTTCGGTTGCACCGGCCAGACTGGGCACAATTTGAAGTGATAGCCTTATGGCTCTCAATCCTTGCCTTGATCGTGGTGAGTTGGCGCTATTCCCGTGTGGCAGGGCTTTTACTGCTGCCCTACCTCATCTGGGTTAGCATCGCTGCAGCCTTGAATCACCAGGTTGTCATCCTGAACGGGCCCTTTGGATGA
- a CDS encoding c-type cytochrome: MRKFNLVLPLAVCATALITLSACSTAPTDESQSADSNTATETASAPEAATTNAATPATSAAPVSFASLTGDATKGQKIFMQCMACHSIKEGENKVGPSLHGVIGRTAGSVANFSYSTANKSSGITWTKEKLFDYLAAPQKMVPGTKMAFPGLPVAQDRADVIAYIDAND, translated from the coding sequence ATGAGAAAGTTCAATTTGGTCTTGCCGCTGGCCGTTTGCGCCACCGCACTGATTACCTTGTCCGCCTGCTCGACGGCACCCACTGACGAGTCGCAATCCGCCGACAGCAACACGGCGACCGAAACTGCCAGCGCCCCTGAAGCGGCCACGACAAATGCGGCGACACCAGCTACCTCTGCAGCGCCGGTCAGCTTTGCCAGCCTGACGGGCGACGCAACCAAGGGCCAAAAGATCTTCATGCAATGCATGGCCTGCCATTCGATCAAGGAAGGCGAAAACAAGGTCGGTCCGTCTCTGCACGGCGTGATCGGGCGCACTGCAGGATCGGTGGCGAATTTCAGCTATTCGACCGCCAACAAGTCCAGCGGCATAACCTGGACCAAGGAAAAGCTTTTTGACTATCTTGCCGCGCCTCAAAAGATGGTTCCCGGCACCAAGATGGCGTTCCCTGGCCTGCCAGTCGCGCAGGATCGGGCAGATGTTATTGCCTATATTGACGCCAATGATTGA
- a CDS encoding sterol desaturase family protein, translating to MQFLVGPALFVVTVVLMEGFAYGMHRWVMHGPGWFLHESHHRPRTGKWELNDLYAAIFAMPSIALIVWGCGADHSANFIWVGTGIAAYGAIYFGFHDAIVHQRIPHHYVPKGAYMKRILQAHRLHHVVETKTGTVSFGFLWAPKPEVLKTALRARRNEGVRAPADGLRR from the coding sequence ATGCAGTTCCTTGTTGGCCCAGCCCTTTTCGTTGTGACGGTCGTTCTCATGGAAGGCTTTGCCTATGGCATGCACCGTTGGGTCATGCATGGTCCGGGTTGGTTTCTGCATGAAAGCCACCATCGTCCGCGGACCGGTAAATGGGAATTGAACGATCTTTATGCCGCGATTTTTGCAATGCCCTCGATCGCGCTGATTGTCTGGGGCTGTGGTGCCGACCACAGTGCCAACTTTATCTGGGTCGGCACAGGCATTGCTGCCTATGGCGCCATCTATTTCGGCTTTCATGATGCCATTGTCCATCAGCGAATCCCGCATCACTATGTGCCCAAGGGCGCCTATATGAAGCGCATTCTCCAAGCCCATCGATTGCATCATGTTGTCGAAACCAAGACCGGAACTGTCAGCTTTGGTTTCCTTTGGGCGCCGAAGCCCGAGGTTCTGAAGACTGCGTTGCGCGCGCGCCGCAATGAGGGAGTCCGTGCGCCGGCCGATGGTTTACGACGATGA